The Streptomonospora litoralis genome window below encodes:
- a CDS encoding DUF349 domain-containing protein — translation MTTDPWGRVDDDGTVYVRTSEGERVVGSWQAGAPEEALAFFRRKYDALVTEVELLEKRLRTTDLSASQALSSVEKLRTAVHEANAVGDLDALARRLDSLTEQAEERRVEQKQAQEQARTEAREVKERIVAEAERVAAETTHWKSGGERMRQLIDEWKAAPRTDRPTEQALWKRMSAARNSFSKRRKAYFAGLDQQREQVRQEKEGIVTEAESLADSTDWGPTAGRYRDLMQRWKASGRADRASEDQLWSRFKAAQDRFFQARNAAFAERDAELRVNAEAKERILEDARKELADIADPRQARARLRDFQDAWEDAGPLPRDERDRLEGAFRKLEDGIRRAEDHEWQRTNPEGRARAEATATRLRDSIAQLESDLEHAKARGNERRVREIEEALTARRSWLDEAEKALDEMS, via the coding sequence GTGACCACGGACCCCTGGGGCCGCGTTGACGACGACGGCACGGTCTACGTGCGCACGAGCGAGGGCGAGCGCGTCGTCGGATCGTGGCAGGCGGGCGCGCCCGAGGAGGCCCTCGCGTTCTTCCGCCGCAAGTACGACGCCCTGGTGACCGAGGTCGAGCTGCTGGAGAAGCGGCTGCGCACCACCGACCTGTCGGCCTCGCAGGCGCTGTCGAGCGTGGAGAAGCTGCGCACCGCGGTGCACGAGGCCAACGCCGTCGGCGACCTGGACGCTCTGGCGCGGCGGCTGGACTCCCTCACCGAGCAGGCCGAGGAGCGCCGGGTAGAGCAGAAGCAGGCCCAGGAGCAGGCGCGCACCGAGGCCCGCGAGGTCAAAGAGCGCATCGTCGCCGAGGCCGAGCGGGTCGCCGCCGAGACGACGCACTGGAAGTCGGGCGGCGAGCGGATGCGCCAGCTGATCGACGAGTGGAAGGCGGCGCCGCGCACCGACCGGCCCACCGAGCAGGCGCTGTGGAAGCGGATGTCGGCGGCGCGCAACTCCTTCTCCAAGCGCCGCAAAGCCTACTTCGCCGGCCTGGACCAGCAGCGCGAGCAGGTGCGCCAGGAGAAGGAAGGCATCGTCACCGAGGCCGAGTCGCTGGCCGACTCCACCGACTGGGGCCCCACCGCCGGGCGCTACCGCGACCTGATGCAGCGGTGGAAGGCCAGCGGCCGCGCCGACCGCGCCAGCGAGGACCAGCTCTGGTCGCGCTTCAAGGCGGCGCAGGACCGGTTCTTCCAGGCGCGCAACGCCGCCTTCGCCGAGCGCGACGCCGAACTGCGGGTCAACGCCGAGGCCAAGGAGCGCATCCTGGAGGACGCCCGCAAGGAGCTGGCCGACATCGCCGACCCGCGCCAGGCTCGCGCGCGGCTGCGCGATTTCCAGGATGCTTGGGAGGACGCCGGCCCGCTGCCGCGCGACGAGCGCGACCGGTTGGAAGGCGCGTTCCGCAAGCTTGAGGACGGCATCCGCCGGGCCGAGGACCACGAATGGCAGCGCACCAACCCGGAGGGGCGGGCCCGCGCCGAGGCCACGGCCACCAGGCTGCGCGACTCGATCGCCCAGCTCGAAAGCGACCTGGAGCACGCCAAGGCGCGCGGCAACGAGCGCAGGGTCCGCGAGATCGAGGAGGCGCTGACCGCGCGGCGCTCCTGGCTGGACGAGGCGGAGAAGGCGCTCGACGAGATGAGCTGA
- a CDS encoding cupin domain-containing protein has translation MNKFSLDALARKHMETAAAASAGRSSETFYGGHEHTLRQTLIALTRGNSLSEHPNPGEATVLVLRGRVRLDADEDRWEGRTNDLLVVPPKAHSLEALEDCAVVLTVAKIG, from the coding sequence ATGAACAAGTTCTCGCTGGACGCTCTGGCACGCAAGCACATGGAGACGGCGGCGGCCGCCTCGGCCGGCCGCAGCTCCGAGACCTTCTACGGAGGCCACGAGCACACCCTCCGCCAGACGCTGATCGCCCTGACCCGGGGCAACTCCCTCTCCGAGCACCCCAACCCCGGCGAGGCGACCGTGCTGGTGCTGCGCGGCCGCGTGCGGCTCGACGCCGACGAGGACAGGTGGGAGGGCCGCACCAACGACCTGCTGGTGGTGCCGCCCAAGGCTCACTCCCTGGAGGCGCTGGAGGACTGCGCGGTGGTCCTCACGGTGGCCAAGATCGGCTGA
- a CDS encoding RelA/SpoT family protein, translating into MNPVLEPLIKTVRATHPKVDVRLIERAYEVAAHHHRDQKRKSGDPYITHPLAVATILAELGMQEPTLAAALLHDTVEDTSYTLDRLREEFGDEIAELVDGVTKLDKVKYGEATQAETVRKMVVAMSRDIKVLVIKLCDRLHNMRTLRYLPQNKREKKARETLEIFAPLAHRLGMNTIKWELEDLAFATLYPKRFDEIARLVSERAPRRDVYLQDVIEAVSADLREAKLKATVRGRPKHYYSIYQKMIARNCGFDEIYDLVAVRVLVDSVRDCYAALGTIHARWNPVPGRFKDYIAMPKFNMYQSLHTTVIGPSGNPVELQIRTRAMHRRAEYGIAAHWKYKEERAAAKEGGKSKGTADMAWLRQLIDWQQETKDPGEFLEALRFDLSVQEVFVFTPQGDAIALPQGATPVDFAYAVHTEVGHRTVGGRVNGRLVSLESELHNGETVEILTSKAADAGPSRDWLQFVKSARARNKIRQWFTKERREQAIEQGKDAIARVMRKQELPIKRLFSGEALIALARDLRYGDVDALYAAVGEGRIGPQNVVQKLVDSLGGIESAEEDIAESSLPTRARPRPRPAGNPGVVVEGDPDVWVRLSKCCTPVPGDDIVGFVTRGNGVSVHRSDCVNTRALDKERMVDVEWQPTEDSMFLVALQVEALDRSRLLSDITRVLSDQHVNILSATVQTSRDRVALSRFTFEMADPTHLGHVLKAVRGVDGVYDVYRMKN; encoded by the coding sequence ATGAACCCGGTCCTCGAACCACTGATCAAGACCGTCCGGGCGACCCATCCCAAGGTCGACGTCCGGCTCATCGAGCGCGCCTACGAGGTCGCGGCCCACCACCACCGCGACCAGAAGCGCAAGAGCGGGGACCCCTACATCACCCACCCCCTCGCCGTGGCCACCATCCTGGCCGAGCTGGGCATGCAGGAGCCCACCCTGGCCGCGGCGCTGCTGCACGACACCGTCGAGGACACCAGCTACACCCTCGACCGGTTGCGCGAGGAGTTCGGCGACGAGATCGCCGAACTCGTCGACGGCGTCACCAAGCTGGACAAGGTCAAGTACGGCGAGGCCACCCAGGCCGAGACCGTGCGCAAGATGGTCGTCGCCATGTCCCGGGACATCAAGGTCCTGGTCATCAAGCTGTGCGACCGGCTGCACAACATGCGCACGCTGCGCTATCTGCCCCAGAACAAGCGCGAGAAGAAGGCCCGCGAAACCCTGGAGATCTTCGCGCCGCTCGCGCACCGGCTCGGCATGAACACCATCAAGTGGGAGCTGGAGGACCTCGCGTTCGCCACGCTCTACCCCAAGCGGTTCGACGAGATCGCCCGCCTGGTCTCCGAGCGCGCGCCCCGGCGCGACGTCTACCTGCAGGACGTCATCGAGGCGGTCTCGGCCGACCTGCGCGAGGCCAAGCTCAAGGCCACGGTGCGTGGCCGACCCAAGCACTACTACTCGATCTATCAGAAGATGATCGCCCGCAACTGCGGCTTCGACGAGATCTACGACCTCGTCGCGGTGCGGGTGCTCGTCGACAGCGTCCGCGACTGCTACGCGGCCCTGGGCACGATCCACGCGCGGTGGAATCCCGTCCCCGGACGGTTCAAGGACTACATCGCGATGCCCAAGTTCAACATGTACCAGTCGCTGCACACGACCGTGATCGGCCCCTCCGGCAACCCCGTGGAGCTGCAGATCCGCACCCGGGCCATGCACCGCCGGGCCGAGTACGGGATCGCCGCGCACTGGAAGTACAAGGAGGAGCGGGCCGCCGCGAAGGAGGGCGGCAAGTCCAAGGGCACCGCCGACATGGCGTGGCTGCGCCAGCTCATCGACTGGCAGCAGGAGACCAAGGACCCCGGCGAGTTCCTGGAGGCGCTGCGCTTCGACCTGTCGGTGCAGGAGGTCTTCGTCTTCACCCCCCAGGGCGACGCCATCGCGCTGCCGCAGGGGGCGACCCCCGTCGACTTCGCCTACGCCGTGCACACCGAGGTGGGCCACCGCACCGTGGGCGGCCGGGTCAACGGCCGGCTCGTGTCGCTGGAGAGCGAGCTGCACAACGGCGAGACCGTCGAGATCCTCACCTCCAAGGCCGCCGATGCCGGGCCGAGCCGCGACTGGCTGCAGTTCGTCAAGAGCGCCCGCGCCCGCAACAAGATCCGCCAGTGGTTCACCAAGGAGCGCCGCGAGCAGGCCATCGAGCAGGGCAAGGACGCCATCGCGCGCGTCATGCGCAAGCAGGAACTGCCGATAAAGCGCCTGTTCAGCGGCGAGGCGCTGATCGCGCTGGCGCGCGACCTGCGCTACGGCGACGTCGACGCGCTCTACGCCGCGGTGGGCGAGGGCCGCATCGGTCCGCAGAACGTGGTGCAGAAGCTCGTCGACTCTCTGGGCGGCATCGAGAGCGCCGAGGAGGACATCGCCGAGTCCTCGCTGCCCACCCGCGCCCGGCCCCGGCCGCGCCCGGCGGGCAACCCCGGCGTGGTGGTCGAGGGCGACCCCGATGTGTGGGTGCGGCTGTCGAAGTGCTGTACGCCCGTCCCCGGCGACGACATCGTCGGCTTCGTCACCCGGGGCAACGGCGTCTCGGTGCACCGCAGCGACTGCGTCAACACCCGCGCGCTGGACAAAGAGCGAATGGTGGACGTGGAGTGGCAGCCCACCGAGGACTCCATGTTCCTGGTGGCGCTGCAGGTCGAGGCGCTGGACCGGTCGCGGCTGCTGTCCGACATCACCCGCGTGCTCTCCGACCAGCACGTCAACATCCTCTCGGCCACCGTGCAGACCAGCCGCGACCGCGTCGCGCTGAGCAGGTTCACCTTCGAGATGGCCGACCCCACCCACCTCGGCCACGTTCTCAAGGCGGTCCGCGGCGTCGACGGCGTGTACGACGTCTACCGGATGAAGAACTGA
- a CDS encoding adenine phosphoribosyltransferase, whose protein sequence is MSADLSGLIKAGLRDVPDFPEEGVVFKDITPLLAEPASLRAVVDEIAGRYEKGAVDAVLGLEARGFILGAPVALELGAGFVPVRKAGKLPRETHRASYDLEYGSATVEMHADAVSPGSRVLIVDDVLATGGTARAAVELVDKAGGTVLGFSVLVELGFLQGRRKLTDVEPHALAVL, encoded by the coding sequence ATGTCCGCTGACCTGAGCGGCCTGATCAAGGCCGGCCTGCGCGATGTCCCCGACTTCCCCGAAGAGGGGGTGGTCTTCAAGGACATCACTCCGCTGCTGGCCGAGCCCGCCTCGTTGCGGGCCGTGGTCGACGAGATCGCCGGCCGCTACGAGAAGGGCGCCGTCGACGCCGTCCTCGGCCTGGAGGCCCGCGGGTTCATCCTCGGCGCTCCCGTCGCGCTGGAGCTCGGCGCCGGGTTCGTCCCCGTGCGCAAAGCCGGGAAACTGCCGCGCGAGACCCACCGCGCCTCCTATGATCTGGAATACGGCTCCGCGACGGTCGAGATGCACGCCGACGCCGTCAGTCCCGGCAGCCGCGTCCTCATCGTCGACGACGTCCTCGCCACCGGCGGTACTGCACGGGCCGCGGTGGAACTGGTGGACAAGGCGGGTGGTACGGTCTTGGGATTCTCGGTCCTCGTGGAACTCGGCTTCCTCCAGGGCCGGCGGAAGCTGACCGACGTGGAGCCGCACGCGCTGGCCGTGCTCTAG
- the yajC gene encoding preprotein translocase subunit YajC, whose translation MEGHPVLAQTILAEGAQGSGGLLGMLLPFVLIALVFWLLILRPQQKRKQQETRMQSELQPGVEVLTKAGFYATVVEVRDSEVELEISPGTRIRMLKAGVGDIQRPDSMKDDTPVEDRPDFPGKDDKDDGSK comes from the coding sequence ATGGAAGGACACCCCGTGCTGGCCCAGACTATTTTGGCCGAGGGCGCCCAAGGATCCGGTGGGCTCCTCGGGATGCTCCTGCCGTTCGTGCTCATCGCGCTGGTCTTCTGGCTGCTGATCCTGCGCCCGCAGCAGAAGCGCAAGCAGCAGGAGACCCGGATGCAGAGCGAACTGCAGCCGGGTGTCGAGGTGCTCACCAAGGCGGGCTTCTACGCCACCGTCGTGGAGGTGCGCGACAGCGAGGTCGAGCTGGAGATCTCCCCGGGAACGCGCATCCGGATGCTCAAGGCGGGCGTCGGCGACATCCAGCGGCCCGACAGCATGAAGGACGACACCCCGGTGGAGGACCGCCCCGACTTCCCCGGCAAGGACGACAAGGACGACGGCTCCAAGTAG
- the ruvB gene encoding Holliday junction branch migration DNA helicase RuvB: MSDYERDAVSAEADLDERALEGALRPRRLEDFVGQERVREQLSLVLRGAQRRGRAPDHVLLSGGPGLGKTTLAMIIAAELGAPLRISSGPAIERSGDLAAVLSTLQEGEVLFLDEIHRMARPAEEMLYVAMEDFRVDVMVGKGPGATAVPLDIAPFTMVGATTRAGLLQAPLRDRFGFTGHMDFYAAADLELILHRSAGLLGVEVDANAAAEIAGRSRGTPRIANRLLRRVRDYAEVHGDGRLTRETARSALTLFEVDGHGLDRLDRGVLEALCGKFRGGPVGLSTLAVAVGEEPETVEVVAEPFLVRSGLVARTPRGRVATPDAWAHLGLAPPPDAAFGAAAAADSAATGTAGAGGAGKTP, translated from the coding sequence ATGAGCGACTACGAGCGAGACGCCGTCTCCGCTGAGGCCGACCTGGACGAACGTGCCCTCGAAGGTGCCCTGCGCCCGCGGCGCCTGGAGGACTTCGTCGGCCAAGAGCGGGTCCGCGAGCAGTTGTCGCTGGTGCTGCGCGGCGCCCAGCGGCGCGGCCGGGCGCCCGACCACGTGCTGCTGTCGGGCGGTCCCGGCCTGGGCAAGACCACCCTGGCCATGATCATCGCGGCCGAGTTGGGTGCGCCGCTGCGCATCAGCTCCGGCCCGGCCATCGAGCGCTCCGGCGACCTCGCGGCGGTGCTGTCGACCCTGCAGGAGGGCGAGGTGCTGTTCCTGGACGAGATCCACCGGATGGCGCGGCCCGCCGAGGAGATGCTCTACGTCGCCATGGAGGACTTCCGGGTCGATGTGATGGTCGGCAAGGGTCCGGGCGCCACCGCGGTCCCGTTGGACATCGCGCCGTTCACCATGGTCGGCGCCACCACCCGGGCGGGGCTGCTGCAGGCTCCGCTGCGCGACCGCTTCGGCTTCACCGGCCACATGGACTTCTACGCCGCCGCCGATTTGGAGCTGATCCTGCACAGATCCGCCGGTCTGCTGGGGGTGGAGGTCGACGCCAACGCAGCCGCCGAGATCGCCGGCCGCTCCCGCGGTACCCCGCGCATCGCCAACCGGCTGCTGCGGCGGGTGCGCGACTACGCCGAGGTGCACGGCGACGGACGCCTCACCCGCGAGACCGCCCGGTCGGCGCTGACGCTGTTCGAGGTGGACGGCCACGGGCTGGACCGGCTGGACCGCGGGGTGCTGGAGGCGCTGTGCGGCAAGTTCCGCGGGGGCCCGGTGGGGTTGTCGACCCTTGCCGTAGCGGTGGGGGAGGAACCCGAGACCGTCGAGGTGGTCGCCGAGCCGTTCCTGGTGCGCTCGGGGCTCGTCGCCCGCACGCCGCGCGGGCGCGTCGCCACCCCCGACGCCTGGGCCCACCTGGGTCTGGCCCCGCCGCCCGACGCCGCCTTCGGCGCGGCCGCGGCCGCGGACAGCGCCGCCACCGGCACGGCCGGGGCCGGGGGCGCCGGCAAGACGCCTTGA
- the ruvA gene encoding Holliday junction branch migration protein RuvA: MIAFLSGRVAARTGGTAVIEVGGVGMTLQCTPATLAGLRVGEQATVSTSLVVREESLTLYGFADDDERDVFERLQQAGGVGPRLALGMLAVHTPDALRAAVAAEDTAALTRVPGIGPKGAQRIALELRDKLGPPPAADPAVAEYPTPGQDAPWRPQVVSGLVNLGWSTKDAEAAADAVAPEAAEAPDVSLLLRSALRRLSRA; encoded by the coding sequence GTGATCGCGTTCCTCAGCGGCCGGGTGGCCGCCCGCACCGGCGGCACCGCCGTGATCGAGGTGGGCGGCGTCGGCATGACCCTCCAGTGCACCCCGGCCACCCTCGCCGGGCTCCGCGTGGGGGAGCAGGCCACGGTCTCCACCTCGCTGGTCGTGCGCGAGGAATCGCTGACGCTGTACGGGTTCGCCGACGACGACGAGCGCGACGTGTTCGAACGCCTGCAGCAGGCCGGCGGGGTCGGCCCCCGGCTGGCGCTGGGCATGCTGGCGGTGCACACCCCCGATGCGCTGCGCGCGGCCGTCGCCGCCGAGGACACCGCCGCACTGACCCGCGTCCCCGGCATCGGACCCAAAGGCGCCCAGCGCATCGCCCTGGAGCTGCGCGACAAGCTCGGCCCGCCCCCGGCCGCCGACCCGGCCGTCGCCGAGTACCCGACCCCCGGCCAGGATGCGCCGTGGCGCCCCCAGGTGGTGTCGGGCCTGGTCAACCTGGGCTGGTCGACCAAGGACGCCGAGGCCGCCGCCGACGCCGTCGCCCCCGAAGCGGCCGAGGCCCCCGACGTGTCCCTGCTGCTGCGCAGCGCCCTGCGCAGGCTGAGCAGGGCGTAG
- the ruvC gene encoding crossover junction endodeoxyribonuclease RuvC yields MRVMGVDPGLTRCGLGVVDGSVGRPLSLAASGVVRTAPGSDLAERLLGIERGVESWLDDHAPEAVAVERVFAQHNVSTVMGTAQAGAVAIACAARRGLPVALHTPSEAKAAITGSGRADKAQVQAMVARLLRLDAPPKPADAADAVALAICHIWRGGAQARVAQAQQDFARKVELARQARRTPDPHGR; encoded by the coding sequence GTGCGAGTCATGGGAGTCGATCCGGGGCTCACCCGGTGCGGCCTGGGAGTCGTCGACGGCTCCGTCGGGCGCCCGCTGTCGCTGGCCGCATCGGGGGTGGTGCGCACCGCCCCCGGCAGCGACCTCGCCGAGCGGCTGCTGGGCATCGAGCGCGGTGTCGAGAGCTGGCTCGACGACCACGCCCCCGAGGCCGTGGCCGTCGAGCGGGTCTTCGCCCAGCACAACGTCAGCACCGTCATGGGCACCGCCCAGGCCGGCGCTGTGGCCATCGCCTGCGCGGCGCGGCGCGGGCTGCCCGTGGCGCTGCACACCCCCAGCGAGGCCAAGGCCGCCATCACCGGCAGCGGCCGCGCCGACAAGGCGCAGGTGCAGGCCATGGTCGCCCGGCTGCTGCGGCTGGACGCCCCGCCCAAGCCCGCCGACGCCGCCGACGCCGTCGCCCTGGCCATCTGCCACATCTGGCGCGGCGGGGCCCAGGCCCGCGTCGCCCAGGCCCAGCAGGACTTCGCCCGCAAGGTCGAGCTGGCGCGCCAGGCCCGCCGGACCCCCGACCCCCACGGAAGGTGA
- a CDS encoding DUF4282 domain-containing protein, whose amino-acid sequence MNPPGENPYEHGRSDQPEQPGYSGPSGYPGSQPGPGQPGPQPAPGYTGPQQPPQQPPQQPYGGAPGPAAPPPAPGFFATLFDFRFRSFVTTRIIKVLFILWLVLIAIFTLSGVVTAFGAMGFSPLTGLLTLLASLVGGAVAVLLTRVGLEVLIVLFRISEDLTAIRSRNGM is encoded by the coding sequence ATGAATCCCCCCGGCGAGAACCCCTACGAGCACGGCCGCTCCGACCAGCCCGAACAGCCCGGCTACAGCGGTCCCTCGGGCTATCCGGGCTCCCAGCCCGGGCCCGGGCAGCCGGGCCCGCAGCCCGCCCCCGGCTACACCGGGCCCCAGCAGCCGCCGCAGCAACCGCCCCAGCAGCCCTACGGCGGCGCACCCGGACCCGCCGCGCCGCCCCCCGCCCCGGGCTTCTTCGCCACGCTGTTCGACTTCCGTTTCCGCAGCTTCGTCACCACCCGGATCATCAAGGTCCTGTTCATCCTCTGGCTGGTGCTGATCGCCATCTTCACCCTCAGCGGTGTCGTCACGGCCTTCGGCGCCATGGGGTTCAGCCCGCTGACCGGCCTGCTCACCCTGCTGGCCTCCCTGGTCGGCGGCGCAGTCGCCGTGCTGCTCACCCGGGTGGGTCTGGAAGTGCTGATCGTGCTGTTCCGCATCAGCGAGGACCTCACCGCGATCCGCTCCCGCAACGGCATGTGA
- a CDS encoding YebC/PmpR family DNA-binding transcriptional regulator — protein sequence MSGHSKWATTKHKKAAIDAKRGKLFAKLVKNVEVAARTGGGDPEGNPTLFDAIQKAKKSSVPLDNIERARKRGSGEEAGGADWQTVWYEGYAPGGVALLVECLTDNRNRATSEVRTAVTRGGGSMADAGSVSYLFSRKGVVIVPKEGTSEDDITLAVVEAGGEGVSDLGESFEVISEPNDLVEVRTALQEAGIDYESADTSFLPSVEVSLAEDDAKKVMRIVDVLEDSDDVQNVYTNADIPENVMANIG from the coding sequence ATGAGCGGCCACTCCAAGTGGGCCACCACCAAACACAAGAAAGCCGCCATCGACGCCAAGCGGGGCAAGCTCTTCGCCAAGCTGGTCAAGAACGTCGAGGTGGCTGCGCGCACGGGCGGCGGGGACCCCGAGGGCAACCCCACCCTCTTCGACGCCATCCAGAAGGCGAAGAAGAGCTCGGTCCCGCTCGACAACATCGAACGCGCCCGCAAGCGCGGTTCGGGCGAGGAGGCCGGCGGCGCCGACTGGCAGACCGTCTGGTACGAGGGCTACGCGCCCGGAGGCGTCGCGCTGCTCGTCGAGTGCCTCACCGACAACCGCAACCGCGCGACCTCGGAGGTCCGCACCGCGGTCACCCGGGGCGGCGGCTCGATGGCCGACGCCGGCTCGGTGTCGTACCTGTTCAGCCGCAAGGGCGTGGTGATCGTGCCCAAGGAGGGCACCAGCGAGGACGACATCACGCTGGCGGTGGTCGAGGCCGGCGGCGAAGGGGTCAGCGACCTGGGCGAGTCCTTCGAGGTCATCAGCGAGCCCAACGACCTGGTCGAGGTGCGCACCGCGTTGCAGGAGGCCGGCATCGACTACGAGTCGGCCGACACCTCCTTCCTGCCCAGCGTCGAGGTCTCGCTGGCCGAGGACGACGCCAAGAAGGTCATGCGCATCGTCGACGTCCTGGAGGACTCCGACGACGTGCAGAACGTCTACACCAACGCCGACATCCCCGAGAACGTCATGGCCAACATCGGCTGA
- the pdxT gene encoding pyridoxal 5'-phosphate synthase glutaminase subunit PdxT, whose amino-acid sequence MTAAPTVGVLALQGDTAEHLRVLGGLGVPAVPVLRPEDLDRVDGLILPGGESTTMSKLAARYELVEPLRKHIGEGMPAYGTCAGMILLADRIVEGSADQETLGGLDVTVRRNAFGRQTESFEGRIDMDGLDGEPFDAVFIRAPWVESVGGGVRVLGQIAGGERAGRIVAVRQGGLLATSFHPELTGDPRIHRLFVDMVKGQA is encoded by the coding sequence GTGACCGCTGCACCCACCGTGGGCGTACTCGCCCTGCAGGGCGACACCGCCGAGCACCTGCGCGTTCTCGGCGGCCTGGGCGTGCCGGCCGTCCCGGTGCTGCGTCCCGAGGACCTCGACCGGGTCGACGGGCTGATCCTGCCCGGCGGGGAGTCCACCACGATGTCCAAGCTCGCCGCGCGCTACGAGCTGGTCGAGCCGCTGCGCAAGCACATCGGCGAGGGCATGCCCGCCTACGGCACCTGTGCCGGCATGATCCTGCTCGCCGACCGCATCGTCGAGGGCTCCGCCGACCAGGAGACCCTCGGCGGGCTCGACGTGACGGTGCGGCGCAACGCCTTCGGCCGGCAGACCGAGTCCTTCGAGGGCCGGATCGACATGGACGGCCTCGACGGCGAACCCTTCGACGCCGTCTTCATCCGCGCCCCGTGGGTCGAGTCGGTCGGCGGGGGAGTGCGCGTGCTCGGCCAGATCGCCGGCGGCGAGCGTGCCGGTAGGATCGTCGCGGTACGGCAAGGCGGCCTGCTGGCCACCTCCTTCCATCCCGAACTCACCGGTGACCCGCGGATACACCGGCTCTTCGTCGACATGGTGAAAGGACAGGCATGA
- the pdxS gene encoding pyridoxal 5'-phosphate synthase lyase subunit PdxS: MTSTVDNPAGSAVGTTRVKRGMAEQLKNGVIMDVVTPEQAKIAEDSGAVAVMALERVPADIRSNGGVARMSDPDMIDGIIEAVSIPVMAKARIGHFVEAQVLESLGVDFIDESEVLTPADEAYHIDKWAFTVPFVCGATSIGEALRRIAEGAAMIRSKGEAGTGNVVEATRHMRAIRREISRLGTLDEPELFGAAKEMQAPYEVVKEVARLGKLPVPLFSAGGVATPADAALMRQLGAESVFVGSGIFKSGDPAKRADAIVQATLHYRDPEVVAKVSRGLGNAMVGINLDDLEESERYAGRGW, encoded by the coding sequence GTGACCAGCACCGTTGACAACCCGGCCGGCAGCGCCGTCGGCACCACCCGCGTCAAGCGCGGGATGGCGGAGCAGCTCAAGAACGGCGTGATCATGGACGTGGTCACCCCCGAGCAGGCCAAGATCGCCGAGGACTCCGGAGCCGTGGCGGTCATGGCCCTGGAGCGGGTGCCCGCCGACATCCGCAGCAACGGCGGTGTCGCCCGCATGTCCGATCCCGACATGATCGACGGCATCATCGAGGCCGTCTCCATCCCGGTCATGGCCAAGGCCCGCATCGGACACTTCGTCGAGGCGCAGGTGCTGGAGTCCCTCGGCGTCGACTTCATCGACGAGTCCGAGGTGCTCACTCCCGCCGACGAGGCGTACCACATCGACAAGTGGGCCTTCACGGTCCCGTTCGTCTGCGGCGCCACCAGCATCGGCGAGGCCCTGCGCCGCATCGCCGAGGGCGCGGCCATGATCCGCTCCAAGGGCGAGGCGGGCACCGGCAACGTCGTCGAGGCCACCCGCCACATGCGCGCCATCCGCCGCGAGATCAGTCGGCTGGGCACCCTCGACGAGCCCGAGCTCTTCGGCGCCGCCAAGGAGATGCAGGCCCCCTACGAGGTCGTCAAGGAGGTCGCCCGCCTGGGCAAGCTGCCGGTCCCGCTGTTCTCCGCCGGCGGCGTGGCCACCCCGGCCGACGCCGCGCTGATGCGCCAGCTCGGCGCCGAGAGCGTCTTCGTCGGGTCGGGCATCTTCAAGTCCGGCGACCCCGCCAAGCGCGCCGACGCCATCGTGCAGGCCACCCTGCACTACCGCGACCCCGAGGTCGTCGCGAAGGTCTCGCGCGGCCTTGGCAACGCCATGGTCGGCATCAACCTCGACGACCTGGAGGAGTCCGAGCGCTACGCCGGACGCGGCTGGTAG